gagaaaaagataaagaaaaacttTAATATTGTGAGAAACTTCAATGATTCGGGCTGTTTTTATCCCTTAAAGAGATGTCGAAAGAATTAGGAAAatcatatcactgtaatatctgcacgaaatcattctctgaaaaacGTAATCTAACAATTCACAAATGCTTTCATACAAAAAGGAAGCCTTttgactgtgatgtctgtggtaaatcattctcagaaAATGCtgacttgactaaacacaagcgtgttcatacaggagagaagccatatcactgtgatatatgtCGTAAATCTTTCTCCCAAATATCCAACTTGactaagcacaaacgtattcatacaaatGAAAAACCATAcaattgcgatatctgtggtaaatcattctctcaaatatCAAACATGACTTCTCATAAACGTATCCATACAaaagagaagccatttcactgtgctacctgtggtaaatcattctctcaaatatCTAATTtgacttctcacaaacgtattcatacaggtgagaagacATATCACTGTAATACCTGCGGCAAATCATTCTCTGCTGGTGGTGACTTAACTACTCACatgcgtattcatactggagagaaaccatatcactgtgatgtctgtggcaaAGCTTTCACTACAAGTAGTGCTTTAACTtctcacagacgtattcatacaggtgaaaagccatatcactgtgatacctgtggtaaatcataccGCAGAAGTGGTGACTTGACGAAACATActcgcattcatacaggtgagaggccatttcactgtgacacctgtgctaaatcattctctgaaaatggtgccttaactaaacataaacgtattcatacaggtgagaagccacatcactgtgatgtctgtggtaaatcattcactcaaatgTCTAACCtgacttctcacaaacgtattcatacaggtgagaagccattccattgtgatgtctgtggtaaatcattctctgcaagtacTGCATTAACTtctcacatacgtattcatacaggtgagaagccatatcgctgtgGTATTTGTGATAAGTCATTCCCTGTAAGCAGTGCCTTAACATTTCAtgagcgtattcatacaggggagaagccatttcactgtgatgtctgtggtgaaTTGTTCTCTGCAAGTGGTGCTTTAACTtctcacagacgtattcatacaggtgagaagccatttcactgtgatacctgtggcaaatcattctctcaaaaaggtaaCTTAAAAACGCACATGTCTATCCATACAAAATTATGATTGTATCATTTTGAAATTTCTTCACAACACACAACCAAccatgccgacgaccgctcggttcaaagtctcccttgaccacaagtagCCTGATCTCTTTACATGAACTCcgtgtccccctacatggccttggtttttgatttttgagccaaaaaattaactaactaattaactaatctttggaaacaatttttttttcctctgctatgtaaaaaatcttttataaccacggagtggctgtgtggtaagtagcttgtctaccaaccacatggttccgggttcagttccactgcatggcaccttaggcaagtgtcttctactatagcctcgggccaaccaaagccttgtgagtggatttggtagacggaaactgaaagaagcctgtcgtatatttgtatatatatatatatatatatatatatatatatatatatatatgcgtgtgagtgtttgtgcgtctgtttgtcccctagcattgcttgacaaccgatgctggtgtgtttacgtccccgtcacttagcggttcggcaaaagagaccgacagaataagtactgggcttacaaaagaacaagtcccggggtcgagttgctcgattaaaggcggtgctccagcgtggccgcagtcaaaggactgaaacaagtcaaagtaaATGTATTCACATGTGAAAGATGATTCAGCAGTGtgatatttgaaatataacaattCCCATATATATTCCATATCATATATTTCCGTCAAAAATATAGCAGACTGTAAAAGGAAGTATTTCATCAAACCATTGTAGAAGAGTGCTTCTCAAAGTGGTGGTCTGCAGACTGGTGCCAGTAGAtggtgagtttccagaaaagaaagaaacattataaaatgcctgtgtaatattgtattatttgtttacaaaataaattaagatcAAAAaagttgtcaacttttattatatttattatgtatgttgtttctggtataaattaatattacgaAGAAATATTACTGGTTCCTGGCACTTTGGGTATGGCCACGTCAGGTAACCTCAGAAGCACTACTGTGgaacatgtatgtatttctttactgcccatgaggggctaaacatagaggggacaaacaaagtgattaagtcaattacatcgaccccagtgcgaaactggtactttatttatcgaccctgaaaggatgaaaggcaaagtcgacctcggcagaatttgaactcagaatgtaaagacagacgaaatacctatttctttactgcccacaaggggctaaacacagaagagacaaacaaggacagagaaatggattaagtcaattacattgtccccagtgcgaaactggtactttatttatcgaccctgaaaggatgaaaggcaaagtcgacctcggcagaatttgaactcagaacgtaaagacagacgaaatacctatttctttactgcccacaaggggctaaacacagaagagacaaacaaggacagagaaatggattaagtcaattacattgtccccagtgcgaaactggtactttatttatcgacccccgaaaggatgaaaggcaaagtcgacctcggcagaatttgaactcagaacgtaacggcaggcgaaatacctatttctttactacccacaaggggctaaacacagaagagacaaacaaggacagagaaatggattaagtcaattacatcgactccagtgcgaaactggtactttatttatcgacccccgaaaggatgaaaggcaaagtcgacctcggcagaatttgaactcagaacgtaaagacagacgaaatacctatttctttactgcccacaaggggacaaacaaggacagagaaatggattaagtcaattacattgaccccagtgcgtaactggtactttatttatcgacccccgaaaggatgaaaggcaaagtcgacctcggcagaatttgaactcagaacgtaacggcagacgaaatgcctatttctttactacccacaaggggctaaacacagaagggacaaacaaggacagacaaacggattaagtcaattatatcgaccccagtgcgaaactggtacttagctGATcactgcttctctctcttttatttatagATTTGATTATTATATAATAAGCAAAATTTGTTACTTTTGAAATGCAGCTGTAAAGGACCAGTCATCAGATTCCCATATGGGAGCAAACTATATTTCATGCATTAACATATAAAACATGTTAGACCACAAACGTGTCTGTCAGGCACAGGTCGACAGGCTACGAtcgtggcccagatagatgcatttaattcatGAGCGTTTGTTGGGATCTAATGTCACTCAAAGGTCCTGATACCCCCCCCCCAGAATGCAAGAGTTCAACTAACGACTTTTCAggtgatgtaaaacttgccaccgTTATAtaactaagaagatattttaactatttttgtttttcatgtgtcCATGGTAGTCTTTTCATGAAAAATGCGCTCAGAAGTCCATGCttatgtaagtgcaaatcccagTGCTTTACGGGTTAATTAATTTCACTGtgaggctttctccgtctgggttgcggatccgtggaataagctgccggacgagatggtgaagatgccgacgaccgctcagttcaaagtctcccttgaccacaagtggcctgaactctttacatgaacaccaccctgtacataactccatggccttgctttttgctttctgagccaaaaattaactaactaactaactgatCAATTATCAAGTCATCTGTATTTTCTATACAATCTTTGTTTTTATTAGGGACTAGCAGTATCgcgcggcgttgctcgggtttgtaagcgctgtaacccggcaacgccgggtcatagtgctagttatttATATAACCCTGTTCATTGTTCTTTTCTGTTAAGAGAGAAAATACTTTTGCCTGTAATCCATATTTTTTTCCcattaaaaaaatctgaaaaaaacaaagtacatcgttttaatgcatttatttgactaacttttatttgttttaatttttcctttaacactttagtgtttaaaccggctatatccggcccaaatattctacatgttttatattcaaactggtgatatctggcctctcacacctaacctacattgacattctaaaaataaagaatgacatcactgaaacctcaaaagctataagatcatcatcatcattgttcgaccgtggtcgagacaatggaatttaccatgctactccagacttcacagtccatcatagcattacggaggtcctgttgctggatgcctgtatccctggagattacatcagggtaggagagtgtgcgccctctggtattgcgagtagatggcttccagaggagaagagtagaaattacctcgttttcagctctacaacaatgtccagcaaactggactctcctacctttcacaagagatgacacaggtggtaatttcccatatacttgcattttggttggatggcgcttccacgagagattttgagctctgataaggaggcgagtgtaggttccatccaactgcctctcaagcttctttgataacgtccaggtttctgagccatatagtagaattggttcgactgtggctttgaagatttcaagtttgaagtctctacttagatttgatgaccagatcttatgcatgtcattgctataagataatgcaggattaattaaaaacaatttgagtaaaaaaatattacatttaacagagtaatctgaaccctaaagggttaataataatctttaacaTTCACATTTTGCTGATATTTTTATCCAGTTGTGCCTCTTCTGTGCAGGGTGGTCAGGAATCTAGTGTCAATTAAACAGTGAACTGCATTAAGCTTCtacagaaagacagacgaaaaaggTGTGCtggtatttgtacacacacatatacacaggcgcaggagtggctgtgtggtaagtagctggctggCTAACTTGAACtttttgaatgttttaaaaagaaaaattgtatcATTGCCTCATTGTGACTTTTGTGAAATTTTGTGactttttgaattttttgaaaaaagaatGTTGTCTTAGAGAAGTGGAAGTCGGCAGgcgctttcgtcttctcccatcaccatcttcgttccatcaccatcattcataccATCAATGTCTACGTCCAGCCTGCAAAGCTACATCTATGTACTGCCTTcatggcaaatttaatgaataaaagtagcttgctaaccaaccacatggttcccggttcagtcccactgcgtggcatcttgggcaagtgtcttctactaaagcctcgggccgaccaaagccttgtgagtggatttggtagacggaaactgaaagaagcccgtcgtatatatgtatatatatatatatatatgtatgtatgtatgtgtttgtgtgtttgtccccctagcattgcttgacaaccgatgctggtgtgtttggcaaaagagaccgatagaaaaagtactgggcttacaaaagaataagtcccggggtcgagttgctcgatcaaaggcagtgctccagcatggccgcagtcaaatgactgaaactagtaaaagagtagagtatatatatatacatatatatatataaatatatttgaaatgaggtactcagaaattcggatcgttttatatttacagatatttatttgtatattacatgtttttatacatcatataacttagatcatgtattagcgctttcgtccattctggtgaatttttcaaatggaactatatatatgtgtatatatatatatatatatatatatatagatagcataattagtatgtatatatacctgtatacattaacatgtatgtatgcagataaacCTGTTGCTGtataatgtataagtatgtatactctttacttgtttcagtcagttgactgcggccatgctggagcactacctttcgtcgagcaaatcgaccccgggacttattctttgtaagcccagaacttattctatcggtctcttttgccgaaccgctaagtgacggggact
The DNA window shown above is from Octopus sinensis linkage group LG30, ASM634580v1, whole genome shotgun sequence and carries:
- the LOC115226535 gene encoding zinc finger protein 675-like isoform X2, whose protein sequence is MSKELGKSYHCNICTKSFSEKRNLTIHKCFHTKRKPFDCDVCGKSFSENADLTKHKRVHTGEKPYHCDICGKSFSAGGDLTTHMRIHTGEKPYHCDVCGKAFTTSSALTSHRRIHTGEKPYHCDTCGKSYRRSGDLTKHTRIHTGERPFHCDTCAKSFSENGALTKHKRIHTGEKPHHCDVCGKSFTQMSNLTSHKRIHTGEKPFHCDVCGKSFSASTALTSHIRIHTGEKPYRCGICDKSFPVSSALTFHERIHTGEKPFHCDVCGELFSASGALTSHRRIHTGEKPFHCDTCGKSFSQKGNLKTHMSIHTKL
- the LOC115226535 gene encoding zinc finger protein 271-like isoform X1, coding for MSKELGKSYHCNICTKSFSEKRNLTIHKCFHTKRKPFDCDVCGKSFSENADLTKHKRVHTGEKPYHCDICGKSFSQISNMTSHKRIHTKEKPFHCATCGKSFSQISNLTSHKRIHTGEKTYHCNTCGKSFSAGGDLTTHMRIHTGEKPYHCDVCGKAFTTSSALTSHRRIHTGEKPYHCDTCGKSYRRSGDLTKHTRIHTGERPFHCDTCAKSFSENGALTKHKRIHTGEKPHHCDVCGKSFTQMSNLTSHKRIHTGEKPFHCDVCGKSFSASTALTSHIRIHTGEKPYRCGICDKSFPVSSALTFHERIHTGEKPFHCDVCGELFSASGALTSHRRIHTGEKPFHCDTCGKSFSQKGNLKTHMSIHTKL